The genomic window AGAGTAcaagacaagaccagcatttgaggttaaaaagtgtataaatattatttatttaagaaaatgaccgattgtttcactagacaagacccttcttcctcagctgggatcgtttagagtcctttgaagctacattttggaagttcaaactcagggcaccatagaagtccactatatggaaagatatcctgaaacgttttcctcaaaaaacataatttctttgcgactgaagaaagaaagacatgaacatcttggatgacaagggcatGAGTaaattattctggaagtgaactaacccttaattGCTTCCCATTTGGTCTGAGGTTGTCCATCAAACACTGGGCTGAGATGCGTCCGAGAGCGTCTTTGGCTCTTTCCCACAGTTCAAGTGTTTATTGACTTTCTTGTTGGAGATGATGATCACTATGGGACAGACGGCGGCGTACAGAGACGAGAAGAAGATCCTCAGATCTGAGATGAGCGAGGAGCCCAGCGTCTGAGGCACGGTGAGTGTATAAACCCAGAGTCCGTTGTCCACCCCGTAGAACAGCACATAGAGCGTGACCAGGGTCACCACGGTCATAGCGGCGCGCCGCTCCGCAGACGGACCCTGCCTCGCCCCGCCGCCCCGCAGACCCTTCACCTGCCGGCTGTGGCGGTACAGGAACACCAGGATGACCAGGCTGGCCGTCGCCATCAGAGCCATCGGCACCACGTCTCGCCCCACTTGTGCCGCGCCGTTGGCGTCCCGCGACAGTTTGGACGGGAAGCTCAGGAAACAGAACTCGACGTTGATGCCGTTCTGCAGCAGTCTGGAGTCGTTTCGCGCCCCTACGGCGAACATCAGCGGGGCGGCGCTCATGGAGGTGTTGATCAGCCACAGCGCCAGGAAGATGACGACCAGATACTGGGCGAGGAGAGCGCGGGCGGCGGCCCAACGGGAACCAGGCGGAGCCACGCTCAAGCACTGATAGGCACTCAGGACGAACGTCAGCCAGATGGACAGAGACCGGGTCGTGCGGTAGACGAAGATGACCGCCTTGCAGCCGCTGTCGTCGAACACGTTGTAGATCTCGAACGTAGCCAGAACCTCCAGCAGGCAGCGGATGCCCACCACCATCAGGTTGGCGGAGGCCAAGTGGAGCACGATGGCGTCAGCGGGCGAGAGACGACCCTCGTGATACGCCGCCGAGACGAAGGCGCAGATGACAGCGGCGTTGCCTGGAACACCAGTCGCGGCCAGAGACAGAAAGAGCAGGCCTCGCGTCAAAGTGTCCGAGTTCATCTCAACCTCCTCTGTTCTGGCCTCCTCAGAATCTGCTTCTGTTTTATAGTCTGGCTCATGGGGATGTTCATGTTCGGGACGGTCCAGTGATTTCAGACCTGAGCTCAATTATCTGAATGATGTGCAGCTGAGTGATTCTGTCAGTCCGTGTTCGTCAAACGTTAAAACCGAATAAAGATTCAGGCTCATAGACATGTGCCGCGGTTGTGCTTTCTTTCAATCCAAACTTCCAATCCAACTCTGCTTTCTATCAGTCTTTGCCTTattgaagacaaaataaatcttGACAACATAGATCATGAAGTTGGCGCATTTAAAACAGGCATAATGATAGGAAGGTGCACGTGGATTCTTGCAATCCTACCTCACGTTAAATCTTTGATAATATATACCACCCATTCCTGCACTCGtttctctcccacttcgcttcttACCTCCTATCTCCAAACTGTTCTATCATaataaaaatggccaaaaattTGATTTGCGCTCTGTTACTCACCAAGTCATGATTTATAACACTGATAAATAGCAGCATGCATCAACTAGAGGTTCAAGTATAAACACGGCTCTCATCTGTCGGCGTGTGGGTTCGCCCCCGAGGGAACCGTGGCTCGCTGGTATCACGCTACATGAAGAACTCATTAGTGCCACAACAGAAAACAGACCAGCCCAGACCTGCCGCAAAGCGTCCGCTCGTCCCAGACCTCCTCATTACAGAGCGTGTTTGCAAAGATTTAATTAGCTAATGCTCCTAATGTTTTCAAATGATCTCACGAGGGACACCATTAGCGGAAAACTTAACGTGTTGCAGCAACAGCTGCTCTCGAGAGCCAAAATGCGTTTTTAAAAGCGTTTTACGCCGACTAAAATGAAAAAGGACCACATTTGTCAGAAATGTAGAGAAACGCAAACAAATAAAGTAGATAGATGTATGAGAACAGAGAAAGAGATGCATTTGAAAGATTTCAGCGAAATCATCATCTTTTAAGAGAAAAGGAGTGATTACGATCTACCTGGACACTTTGGTCTCCTTTGTGTCTTCTTGTGGGTTTTCAAATTCCCGTCGGCTCCCACGGGAGCGTTTGAGGCTTTATATTCAGCCATGGCATTCAGATCGAGGGTTTGCACACTAGATCTCCAAATGGATCTCTGCGTCACCATCAAAGGGGTCTCGTTCCTCCTGCAGGCGGGTTTGGGGATCCTGGCCAACACTCTGGTCCTGCTGGCCTACATCCACATCATGCTGACCGACGCTCAACTGCAGCCCGTGGACTCCATCCTGTGCCACCTGGCCTTCGCCGACCTTCTGCTGCTGCTGACCCGCTGCGTCCCTCAGACCATGACCGTGTTCGGCTTGAAGAACCTGCTGGACGACGCCGGCTGCAAGGTGGTCATCTACACCTACCGCATCGCCCGAGCGCTGTCCGTCTGCATCACCTGCATGCTGAGCGTCTTCCAAGCGGTGACCGTGGCTCCGGCGGCCGGGCCGCTCCTGTCGGGCTTGAAGGTCCGGCTCCCGCGGCTGGTCGTGCCCACGTTCGCCGCGCTGTGGTTCATCAACATGGCGGTCTGCATCGCCGCGCCGTTCTTCTCCGTCGCCCCTCGTAACGGCACCGTCCCGCCGTTCACCCTCAACCTAGGCTTCTGCCACGTGGATTTCCGCGATAACCTGTCCTACGTGATCAACGGGGTGGCCGTGTCGGTGCGCGACTTCGCCTTCGTGGGCGTGATGCTGGGCTCCAGCGGCTACATCCTGGTCCTCCTGCACCGGCACGGCAGGAAGGTGCGGGGCATCCGCCGCTCGCAGGGCGCCACGATGGAGACGCGGGCGGCTAAGACGGTGGTGATGCTGGTGGTGCTGTACGTCGTGTTCTTCGGCATCGACAACGTGATCTGGATCTACATGCTGACGGAGCCGAAGGTGCCTCCGGTGGTGGCCGACATGAGGGTGTTCTTCTCCTCCTGCTACGCCTCGCTCAGCCCCTTCCTCATCATCTCGTCCAACAAGAAGGTCAAAGCCAGGATGGTGTGCGCCTCCGCGTCGGACCAGGAGGACAGCAAGGACTCAAATGCTGCCAAAAACTGAGCTTGACATaaagcagaggtctcaaactcgaCTCCGGGAGGACCGCAGCTTGGTAATCtctagtgatcctgaagaccCTCTTTGATTAGggctggagctaaactgtgcagagctgtggccctccaggaattgagtttgagaccagtgacATAAAGTCCTAGATTTGTAGATTTGCGTCACAAATATTATGAGGACAttttaaccctggaccacaaaaccagtcttgagtagcacgggtgtatttgtagcaatagccaaagatGTACAAAAGCcgttaggatgttaagtaaagatcatgttagatggagatattttgtacgtTCCCCACCGCAAATGGAGTTAgtaatgcattgctaaggacaaccttaaagacaattttcttaatattttgtttgtttgttttttgcaccttcagattttcaaacagttgtatcttggtcaaaccatacatcaatggaaagcttatttattcagcttttagatgatgtacaaatctcaattttaaaaaattaacgtatatgactggttttgtgtgttGTAAAGGGCAGCTATAGTTGCAGGTACATTCGGTGTCCACGGTATCAAGAGAAAACAGAATTTACCATTGATTAACAATGTtgagggtaacgcattacaagtaacgtgagttatgcaatcagattacttttccaactaactagtaaagtaacacattactaatttacaagaaaatatctgagttactttttcaaaaacgtaatgccagttactttttgttttctttctgtattttATCCCATTTTACAAACCAATGTCTTTGTGGCTGACTATTGTTGATCcagttcaaccatactaataaccaaacttactttagattaactaagatttcatttttctcattgctgaagagtgttcaACTTCCTTTTCATGCAGTTTGACTGTAGACATCACTTTACTTTTTCTTAAGCTGTAGtcttatttatttcaattttggTGTGGAAGGGCTTTTACGtggttaaaaacaaacaagcaaaccttgcccagatttaaaaagtaacgtaacgcattactttccaaaaaaagtaacgcaattagttactttttttagggagtaacgcaatattgtaatgcattacttttgaaagtaacttTGTTGATCAGACAGTGTTTTAATCACGATTGCATTAGTGCCATGTGCTTTTAGCATTTATGCTAGCAAGTGGAGTTTTGGGCTAAAAAGAAGTGTTCAATTCTGTTAATAAAAGGGACAACTCTGTTTCAAAAAAGAATGAAAACTATTAATTAATTTTTGCACCCCTATATTATGTCAACATCATTTCCTTTTTCCTGGATATTCTAGATAATGCATATTTTGGTGAAAAAGTGGATGGTTCtgcaaatacatatttatttttttcatatgtaAGGAATGAATAAGTCAACTTTTCTCTCAGTTTCAAGTGATGGAATGTACGGACTGTTTGTCTAATAAAACAATAAGGATTTTTCTTGTTATAATTGCCTCATTTGTGCATAACAGAgttgacaaatgtgaccctggaccacaaaaccagttattcatcatctgaaagctgaataaacacgCTTTcagttgaaaatctggaatctgagggtggggaaaaaaatcaaaatattgagaaaatcgcctttaaagttgtccaaatgaagtccttggcaatgcatattactaatcaaatttttaatttagaattatGTACCAtagaacatttacaaaacattttcatggaacatgatcttaatatcctaatgatttttggcaatcattttgacccatacaatgtatttttggcttttgctgcaaatatacaagtgctacttaagacttgagGTTTCGCGGTCCATAGTCACAAATAATACCAAATGTATCTCCAATCCCTCTAATAAATGACCACCAGAGGACTCTTATTTTGGCGTCTGCTGAGGACTTGTAGTTTGACGGTGTTGTCGCTCGGTCGCCATCTTGGCCGCTTGTGTCTGGCTTCAGGCGCGCGCACTGAACCGACCCGGAAAACTCGAGCCGAGTCGAACTGACGGTGAGCGCGAATTTAATATGATTTTCTCTTCATTACGCTTCTGAAAATAATATCACCATCTGTTAGTAAACGTCCCTCGAGCGAGAGAGTCAGGCTGGGTGTTTACCGCAGGCAGATTCCACTGTCTTTACTGAGAAGAGTCGCTCACTTCCGCTGGTGTAGCCTGTTAGCTTCGCATCGACATTTTACGACATGAACATATATCAGAACTTTAAAAGCAAGAGCTTGTTTATGTGCGAAAGCAGGAAAGCTCTGAGTGTCATATAGTCATAGGGTTTAGTCTCCTGCTGTCAGCTCCTGTGTCTGAACCGGAAAGAGCGAGAAGAGCTTTAAACCGCGTATAAACAGAGTTCATCTTCAGACCAAACTCGCTTTCTCTGACATTGTTTTGAATGTTTCTGCGTTTAAATCTCACGGAAACACAAGAGGGGCATTCAGAACCTCtaaaataaagtgtatgtaatGACAGCAATACTCAACCCAATGAAAATCAAGCCCGTTTCGGGGTTTATTGATTATTTTGTGACTGTATGTTCATGTTCGGTTAGTCACTTCATTAAAAACTATGTTAGAtcaaaaaagtttgtcaagactaACTCTAGGTCAGCTTAAGAAAGCCTAGGCTCTAAATTTAAAGCAACTGTAAAAGCGTGAAGTTTGAAAATCTCGATTATTAAGCAAGATAGATGTTGTTCACTTGTTTCTAGCACTTTAACCTGATTCTAATGatgctagcattttgttagcatgtttctaccatgattagcatatAGTCAAGATGTTGTAACATactgttaacatgttgctaggatgtttctgacatgtttgtagcatggttACCAGGttgttagcatattgctagcattattagcatgtcgctaccatgtttctaacatgattggcatgcgaacatgtttgtagcatgattaacatgttgctagcatgattaacatcttATTACTATATAGTTAAGATGTTAACATGTTagaatgtttttaacatgatggttaccatgttgttagcatgattaacatgttttaacatgattagcttgTTGTGAACATGTTTGtagtatgttgttaacatatAGTTAAGATGTTAGCATGGAAGTGGCATATTGGTAAtcacatttctaacatgattaacattttatGATGTTTCTGACATGATTAGCTTGTTGCAAGCATGTTTGtagaatgttgttagcatatAGTTAagatgttgttaacatgattagcattgaGGTGGCATATTGCtaatcatgtttctaacatgattaacatgttgctagcaagtctgtagcatgattagcatgtggctagcatgattaacatattagtgtatagttgttagcatgttagaatgtttttaacatggttaccatgttgttagcatgatttacatttttttaacatgttaatcatgtttgtagcatgattagcatgttgctagcatgattaacgcaAGTATATAGTTaagatgttgttagcatgattaacatgttgctagtatgtttgtaACCAGTGTTATCacgttgctaccatgattagtatgatgttaacatgttagcatgattagcttgttgttaggatatttctaacatgattagtttGTTAAtatgtagcatgactagcatgttgttagcatgattagtactCTAACATATAGTTtagatgttgttagcatgattagcataatATTAACTTGTTGCATATGacatgtttgtagcatggttacaatgttgttagcatgatcacTGTGTAGGTAGCATGTTGTtaatcatgtttctaacatgttatcATGTCTGTAGCATGGTTAGTATAAAGttaacctgttgttagcatgattagcatgctactaggatggttttaacatgattagcttgttgctagcatctATGTTAGcgttattagcatgttagcatagttagtttttaacatgttattaccgttgttaacatgattagcctgttgctagcatgtttgttagcattattagcatgttaacagTTGTTTTTATTAGCACCTTACAAACGTGTctactagggctgggtattgtgaccaatttggcaattcgattcgattcttatttttatggtttcgattcgatatcgattagctatcaatatttcatttaaaatgttagttttgcagacatgggatccatattttgatataaatgctggtaactgaaactctcctacttaagtttattacttaaatacacatctacattaataatagggtgcacacagttgtttattttaaacaacttttattttaaatgaacactgtaacaagaagtcataaatatgtgcatccattgtacaccatgtaaacaaactgcaaaatgcacattactgtaaaaaataaaaagactgtaaatgtgcaacagtgaaatctattaagaacttcaaacatgtttaagaaataaaactttttttctaaattcaaaacactcaaaacaggcccatcataaagcctttgtctgcttatacaaaacattctaactgtccataaaactaacagttcttaagtacagcctaatcatttttctgcaaaaaaaaagcagctgatcaacatgttctgatctgatctaaggcagctcctttgcgctgtgattagatcaccagcagttgagaaactctctcagcaggaacactagtgacaccttcaggacgagaggtgaatattcatatcctcttatgtgaagcacgtgcattaagaatcgattcggggatttcccgaatcgatatcgttgcgttcaactgaagatcgattaaaatcggagaatcgatattttttacccagccctagtgtctaccatgattagcatgctactagtatgttgttagcatgtttttagcatgattagcaggtggTTAACATCATTAgcatattgctaacatgtttagtatgtcactagcatgtttctaacaggattagcatattactagcatgactacagttcagtgtttttttaattataataatctgtACTTTCTCATTCTTCCTCTTTAATAGTTGATCAGTATATTTGCTGTTTTCATAAACTCTTTTTGAATTCATGTTATTTATCAATTAATTGAATGCACTTTTAATTCTATAATTTCTACAGTAGTTTttattcatgtgtgtgtgtgtgctctttCAGCGCAGAAATGGCTGCCATCCGTAAGAAGCTGGTGATCGTGGGCGACGGCGCGTGCGGGAAGACCTGCCTCCTCATCGTCTTCAGTAAAGACCAGTTCCCAGAGGTGTACGTGCCCACGGTCTTCGAGAACTACGTGGCCGACATCGAGGTGGACAGCAAACAGGTAAAGAGCGGGCCGTCGTCGCGGCCGGGAGCGCTTCCCGTGCGGCGGTGCTAACGCTAGCGTGTGCGTGTTTCAGGTGGAGCTGGCGCTGTGGGATACGGCGGGTCAGGAGGACTATGACCGTCTGCGGCCGCTCTCCTACCCCGACACCGACGTCATCCTCATGTGCTTCTCCATCGACAGCCCCGACAGTCTGGGTGAGTCTCACACCGCGCTCACATCCACCTCCTGCGCCGCTACCTCTGACCTTTGACCTCTCTCACCCCGCAGAGAACATCCCTGAGAAATGGACTCCGGAGGTCAAGCATTTCTGCCCCAACGTTCCCATAATCCTGGTGGGCAACAAGAAGGACCTGCGCAACGACGAACACACCCGCCGCGAACTCTTCAAGATGAAGCAGGTGTGCAGATCGTTTTTACCCTTTCACTAATGGTTGTCTTCAATTAAAGTCGaagtgttacgagaataaagtcaaagtgttatgagaataaagtcgaagtgttacgagaataaagtcgaagtgttacgagaataaagtcgaagtgttacgagaataaagtctaagtgttacgagaataaagtcaaaatgttatgagaataaagtcaaaatgttatgagaataaagtcgaagtgttacgagaataaagtcaaaatgttacgagaataaagtcaaaatgttatgagaataaagtcgaagtgttacgagaataaagtcaaaatgttacgagaataaagtcgaagtgttacgagaataaagtcaaaatgttacgagaataaagtcgaagtgttacgagaataaagtcaaaatgttacgagaataaagtcaaaatgttacgagaataaagtcgaagtgttacgagaataaagtcaaaatgttacgagaataaagtcaaaatgttatgagaataaagtcgaagtgttacgagaataaagtcaaaatgttacgagaataaagtcaaaatgttacgagaataaagtcaaaatgttacgagaataaagtcgaagtgttacgagaataaagtcaaaatgttacgagaataaagtcgaagtgttacgagaataaagtcaaaatgttacgagaataaagtcaaaatgttacgagaataaagtcgaagtgttacgagaataaagtcaaaatgttacgagaataaagtcaaaatgttatgagaataaagtcgaagtgttacgagaataaagtcaaaatgttatgagaataaagtcgaagtgttacgagaataaagtcaaaatgttacgagaataaagtcaaaatgttacgagaataaagtcaaaatgttacgagaataaagtcgaagtgttacgagaataaagtcaaaatgttacgagaataaagtcgaagtgttacgagaataaagtcaaaatgttacgagaataaagtcgaaatgttacgagaataaagtcgaagtgttacgagaataaagtcaaaatgttacgagaataaagtcaaaatgttatgagaataaagtcgaagtgttacgagaataaagtcaaaatgttacgagaataaagtcaaaatgttacgagaataaagtcgaagtgttacgagaataaagtcaaaatgttacgagaataaagtcaaaatgttatgagaataaagtcgaagtgttacgagaataaagtcaaaatgttatgagaataaagtcgaagtgttacgagaataaagtcaaaatgttacgagaataaagtcaaaatgttacg from Garra rufa chromosome 7, GarRuf1.0, whole genome shotgun sequence includes these protein-coding regions:
- the ora2 gene encoding olfactory receptor class A related 2, which gives rise to MNSDTLTRGLLFLSLAATGVPGNAAVICAFVSAAYHEGRLSPADAIVLHLASANLMVVGIRCLLEVLATFEIYNVFDDSGCKAVIFVYRTTRSLSIWLTFVLSAYQCLSVAPPGSRWAAARALLAQYLVVIFLALWLINTSMSAAPLMFAVGARNDSRLLQNGINVEFCFLSFPSKLSRDANGAAQVGRDVVPMALMATASLVILVFLYRHSRQVKGLRGGGARQGPSAERRAAMTVVTLVTLYVLFYGVDNGLWVYTLTVPQTLGSSLISDLRIFFSSLYAAVCPIVIIISNKKVNKHLNCGKEPKTLSDASQPSV
- the LOC141339327 gene encoding olfactory receptor class A-like protein 1, whose amino-acid sequence is MDLCVTIKGVSFLLQAGLGILANTLVLLAYIHIMLTDAQLQPVDSILCHLAFADLLLLLTRCVPQTMTVFGLKNLLDDAGCKVVIYTYRIARALSVCITCMLSVFQAVTVAPAAGPLLSGLKVRLPRLVVPTFAALWFINMAVCIAAPFFSVAPRNGTVPPFTLNLGFCHVDFRDNLSYVINGVAVSVRDFAFVGVMLGSSGYILVLLHRHGRKVRGIRRSQGATMETRAAKTVVMLVVLYVVFFGIDNVIWIYMLTEPKVPPVVADMRVFFSSCYASLSPFLIISSNKKVKARMVCASASDQEDSKDSNAAKN
- the LOC141339329 gene encoding rho-related GTP-binding protein RhoA-B-like, with protein sequence MAAIRKKLVIVGDGACGKTCLLIVFSKDQFPEVYVPTVFENYVADIEVDSKQVELALWDTAGQEDYDRLRPLSYPDTDVILMCFSIDSPDSLENIPEKWTPEVKHFCPNVPIILVGNKKDLRNDEHTRRELFKMKQEPVKPEEGRDMANRICAFGYMECSAKTKDGVREVFEMATRAALQARKGKKSNKCLLL